From a single Maniola hyperantus chromosome 3, iAphHyp1.2, whole genome shotgun sequence genomic region:
- the dre4 gene encoding FACT complex subunit spt16 codes for MSNISLDKETFFRRMKKLYAAWKAAADSKSEDALGKADCLVTYVGGDEDTIYSKSTALQTWLFGYELPDTIAVLSEHSMCFLASKKKIEFLRQIENGKEESDLPPVKLLIRDRNDHDKENFNKLIQEIKKSKEGKTLGVFAKDNYPGEFSESWKAALKAEKFENVDISSSVALIMAPKEDPEVITVKKACLVTVDVFTKYLKDQIMEIIDSDKKVKHSKLAEGVEAAISDKKYVTGVDTSQVDMCYPPIIQSGGNYSLKFSAVSDKNHLHFGAIICSLGARYKSYCSNIVRTLLVNPTDAVQSNYNFLLNVEEEVLKRLVAGAKLSTVYEAGLELAKKEKPELVDNLTKNFGFAMGIEFRESSIVISPKTSIVAKKGMVFNINIGLSNLTNSAATDKEGKTYALFVGDTVLVNEEQPASLLTQSKKKIKNIGIFLKDDDEEEEEEKENKAEILENGGRGKRTAVIESKLRTEHSSEEKRKEHQRELAIALNEKAKERLAKQSGGKEGEKIRKSTVSYKSVSQMPRENEVKELKLYVDRKYETVILPIFGVPVPFHISTIKNISQSVEGDYTYLRINFFHPGATMGRNEGGNYAQPDATFVKEVTYRSTNTKEPGEISPPSSNLNTGFRLIKEVQKKFKTREAEEREKEDLVKQDTLVLSQSKGNPKLKDLYIRPNIVTKRMSGSLEAHTNGFRFTSVRGDKVDILYNNIKNAFFQPCDGEMIILLHFHLKHAIMFGKKKHVDVQFYTEVGEITTDLGKHQHMHDRDDLAAEQSERELRHKLKVAFKSFCERVENMTKQEVEFDTPFRELGFPGAPFRSTVLLQPTSGALVNLTEWPPFVIALEDVELVHFERVQFHLKNFDMVFVFKDYAKKVAMVNAVPMNMLDHVKEWLNSCDIRYSEGIQSLNWTKVMKTITDDIEGFFDNGGWSFLDPESDAENERQEEESEEEDDAYEPTDAESEEESEDDSEYDSEASDVSDGSGESEEEDEESGKDWSDLEREAAEEDKKERIYDRDTTDFDRKRKGGSGRDPRRNFEDEEGRKKSKHDKSSSHKSSSSHKSSSSNHKSSSSNHKSSSHKSPSKHSSSSPSKNRDKHHKSHGDRDKSHGDRDRSKSSHSKSNGEHKKHSSDHRSQKRSRDDSREQDRSSKKSK; via the exons ATGTCGAATATATCACTTGATAAAGAAACGTTTTTTAGACGCATGAAAAAGCTCTACGCGGCGTGGAAG GCTGCTGCAGACTCTAAGAGCGAGGATGCCTTGGGTAAGGCTGATTGTCTGGTGACTTATGTCGGTGGCGATGAAGATACAATTTACAGTAAATCGACGGCGTTACAG ACATGGCTGTTTGGATATGAACTACCAGATACAATAGCAGTCCTGAGCGAACATAGTATGTGTTTCCTTGcaagtaaaaagaaaatagaATTTTTGAGGCAAATTGAAAATGGTAAAGAGGAATCTGACCTACCTCCAGTGAAGCTCTTAATAAGAGATAGA AATGACCATGATAAAGAAAACTTCAATAAACTCATACAAGAGATAAAGAAATCTAAAGAGGGCAAGACACTTGGTGTTTTTGCCAAAGACAACTATCCAGGAGAATTCAGTGAGAGCTGGAAGGCTGCGTTGAAGgcagaaaaatttgaaaatgttgATATTAGCTCCTCAGTTGCACTAATCATGGCACCCAAGGAAGATCCGGAGGTTATCACCGTAAAGAAAGCGTGTTTGGTGACCGTTGATGTATTCACCAAGTACTTAAAGGATCAAATTATGGAAATTATTGATTCTGATAAG AAAGTAAAACACTCAAAGTTAGCGGAAGGCGTAGAAGCAGCAATATCAGATAAAAAATATGTCACAGGAGTTGATACGAGCCAAGTAGACATGTGCTATCCACCGATCATACAGTCCGGTGGCAATTACAGTTTGAAATTCAGCGCTGTTTCAGACAAAAATCACTTACATTTCGGAGCAATCATATGCTCGTTGGGTGCGAGATATAAATCGTATTGTTCGAACATAGTCCGTACATTGCTGGTCAACCCTACGGATGCTGTTCAGAGCAATTATAATTTCCTACTCAATGTAGAGGAGGAAGTCTTAAAACGTCTTGTCGCTGGTGCCAAGTTGTCTACGGTATACGAAGCTGGTTTGGAATTGGCTAAGAAGGAAAAGCCTGAACTTGTCGACAATCTCACTAAAAACTTTGG TTTCGCGATGGGTATAGAGTTCCGTGAAAGCTCAATCGTGATTAGCCCCAAAACGTCCATAGTGGCTAAGAAAGGAATGGTGTTCAATATCAACATCGGTCTGTCCAACTTAACCAACAGTGCGGCGACTGATAAAGAAGGCAAA ACATATGCTCTATTCGTCGGCGACACAGTGCTAGTAAACGAGGAGCAACCGGCCTCCCTTCTCACGCAGTCCAAAAAGAAGATCAAAAACATCGGCATCTTCCTCAAGGACGACGACGAAGAGGAAGAGGAGGAAAAGGAAAATAAGGCTGAGATACTTG AAAATGGAG GCAGAGGTAAAAGAACTGCCGTCATCGAATCCAAGCTCCGCACAGAACATTCCTCAGAGGAGAAACGTAAGGAACACCAAAGGGAGCTTGCTATAGCATTGAACGAGAAGGCCAAGGAGAGACTGGCGAAACAGTCTGGCGGAAAAGAGGGCGAGAAAATCAGGAAAAGCACAGTTTCGTACAAAAGTGTCAGCCAGATGCCTAGAGAGAATGAAGTGAAAGAATTAAAGTTATATGTGG ATCGTAAATACGAAACAGTTATCCTACCGATATTCGGTGTCCCAGTACCATTCCATATATCCACTATTAAGAACATATCACAGTCTGTTGAGGGCGACTACACTTATCTGCGGATCAACTTCTTCCACCCCGGCGCGACCATGGGCCGCAACGAGGGCGGCAACTACGCACAACCCGACGCGACCTTCGTCAAAGAAGT AACATATCGAagtacaaacacaaaagaaCCTGGTGAGATATCACCTCCCTCATCAAACCTGAACACAGGCTTCCGACTTATAAAGGAAGTTCagaaaaaattcaaaacacgAGAAGCTGAAGAAAGAGAAAAGGAAGATCTGGTTAAACAAGACACACTGGTCCTCTCACAGAGTAAAGGCAACCCTAAGCTCAAAGATCTGTACATAAGACCTAATATAGTCACAAAGAGAATGAGCGGGTCCCTAGAAGCGCACAcaaatggatttaggtttacgTCAGTCAGAGGGGATAAAGTGGATATTttatataacaatataaaaaatgcCTTCTTTCAACCCTGTGACGGCGAAATGATCATATTGCTACATTTCCATTTGAAACACGCTATTATGTTTG gCAAAAAGAAGCATGTGGACGTTCAATTCTACACGGAAGTGGGAGAGATCACGACAGATCTGGGCAAACACCAACACATGCACGACCGGGACGACCTCGCGGCCGAGCAGAGCGAGCGAGAGCTGCGACACAAGCTCAAGGTCGCCTTCAAGAGCTTCTGCGAGAGAGTCGAGAACATGACCAAGCAGGAGGTGGAGTTCGACACGCCCTTCAG AGAACTCGGTTTCCCCGGAGCGCCGTTCCGCAGCACCGTCCTCCTTCAACCAACTTCGGGAGCCCTGGTCAACCTGACCGAGTGGCCTCCCTTCGTGATAGCACTGGAGGATGTGGAGCTGGTGCACTTCGAGCGAGTCCAATTCCACCTCAAGAACTTCGATATGGTGTTCGTGTTCAAGGACTACGCCAAAAAGGTGGCTATGGTCAACGCTGTGCCAATGAACATGCTGGATCATGTCAAGGAATGGCTAAA CTCTTGCGACATCCGATATTCAGAGGGCATACAGTCGCTGAACTGGACAAAGGTTATGAAGACAATCACAGATGACATAGAGGGCTTCTTTGACAATGGAGGCTGGTCCTTCTTGGACCCCGAGTCGGACGCCGAAAACGAACGTCAG GAGGAGGAATCGGAGGAAGAGGACGATGCGTACGAGCCGACAGACGCGGAGTCGGAAGAGGAGTCGGAGGACGACTCGGAGTACGACTCTGAAGCGTCCGACGTGTCGGACGGCTCGGGTGAGAGCGAGG AGGAAGACGAAGAATCCGGCAAAGACTGGTCCGACTTAGAGCGTGAAGCGGCCGAAGAGGACAAAAAAGAACGCATTTATGACCGCGACACGACCGACTTCGACCGCAAGCGTAAAGGAGGCTCTGGTCGCGACCCGAGGCGCAACTTCGAAGACGAAGAGGGTCGCAAGAAGAGCAAACACGACAAGAGTTCCAGTCACAAGAGTTCCAGCTCCCACAAGAGCTCTAGCTCCAACCACAAGAGCTCCAGCTCCAACCACAAGAGCTCCAGCCATAAGAGCCCCTCCAAACACAGCAGTAGCAG TCCATCGAAGAACCGCGACAAGCATCACAAGTCCCACGGCGACCGCGACAAGTCGCACGGCGACCGCGACCGCAGCAAGTCGTCGCACAGCAAGTCGAATGGCGAGCACAAGAAGCACTCCTCCGACCACCGCTCGCAGAAGCGCTCGCGGGACGACAGCCGCGAACAAGACCGATCCTCTAAGAAGTCCAAGTAA
- the Cox10 gene encoding protoheme IX farnesyltransferase, mitochondrial, with the protein MSYLKVLHCTLCIKQGAFNLSNKSVLLKIGNKTPIQHLVNISTSCHLNSNLPLTSQTTTTKAKSKKVPEDPRIWKETPTHDIKNNLVQYCMMLSKFRLTSLVVMTSMAGYALAPAPFDLTTFALCSVGTGLVSAAANAVNQYHEMPFDAQMSRTKNRVLVKGLLEPTHAIGFAATTSMTGLSILYFGVNPLTAALGAGNLILYTSIYTPLKRLSIVNTWLGSIVGAIPPLMGWAGCAGSLSAGALVLSALLYSWQFPHFNALSWNLRPDYSRAGYRMMAVTDPALCRRVALRHTGIITATCLASPYLEVTNVWFALESLPLNIYFMYLAWEFYKKSDSGSSRKLFRFSLIHLPALMFLMLVNKKYWPSSDTQEQDLVKLQDVKHTEAKRITVLPRGPVVAAQDTSTVHK; encoded by the exons ATGTCCTATCTAAAGGTGCTTCACTGCACTCTGTGTATCAAACAAGGAGCCTTTAATCTTTCTAATAAGTCAGTGCTGTTAAAAATTGGA aataaaacaCCAATACAGCATCTGGTAAATATTTCCACATCATGCCACCTGAATAGTAATCTACCATTGACTTCCCAAACCACGACGACCAAggcaaaaagtaaaaaagtacCTGAAGACCCAAGAATATGGAAAGAGACTCCAACAcatgatataaaaaataatttagttcagTATTGCATGATGTTGTCCAAGTTCAGATTGACAT CACTAGTAGTGATGACGTCAATGGCCGGGTACGCGCTGGCGCCGGCACCGTTCGACCTGACAACTTTCGCGCTATGCTCAGTGGGCACCGGCCTGGTCAGCGCCGCGGCCAATGCCGTCAACCAGTACCACGAGATGCCCTTCGACGCGCAGATGTCGCGGACTAAGAATAGGGTGCTAGTTAAAGGATTATTGGA GCCAACCCACGCGATAGGATTCGCAGCTACAACAAGTATGACCGGACTGAGTATACTATACTTTGGTGTGAATCCGCTGACTGCTGCGCTGGGCGCCGGCAACCTTATCCTGTATACGTCAATATACACGCCACTGAAGAGATTATCTATTGTCAACACTTGGCTGGGATCTATTG TGGGTGCGATCCCGCCTCTGATGGGCTGGGCGGGCTGTGCCGGGAGCTTGTCAGCAGGTGCCCTCGTGCTCAGCGCGCTGCTATACTCTTGGCAGTTCCCGCACTTCAACGCGCTGTCGTGGAACCTGCGCCCCGACTACTCGCGCGCGGGATACCGCATGATGGCCGTCACCGACCCTG CCTTATGCAGACGGGTGGCGCTGAGACACACGGGGATCATAACAGCGACGTGCCTCGCGTCCCCCTACCTCGAGGTCACCAACGTGTGGTTCGCACTCGAATCGCTAccacttaatatttattttatgtacttag CTTGGGAGTTCTATAAGAAATCGGACAGTGGCAGTTCCAGGAAGCTCTTCAGATTCTCTCTAATACACCTGCCTGCACTCATGTTTCTGATGCTAGTCAACAAGAAATACTGGCCTTCGAGCGATACTCAGGAACAGGACTTGGTGAAGCTACAGGATGTTAAACACACGGAGGCTAAGAGAATAACGGTTCTGCCGAGAGGGCCAGTGGTGGCAGCGCAAGACACTAGTACGGTTCACAAATGA
- the Rad51D gene encoding DNA repair protein RAD51 homolog 4, translated as MNYKMQRLTAQEHVHLTENILKTFSQNRITTLLDFLQEDVQKLSALSKLSLPQILEIRNHILLKYSAPLINGTNLFINRLTCKQFISTGINSLDAILRDGIPIGFITEICGLAGCGKSQLCMQLAINCVQNSSTSVLCIDTKGDFSAVRIQKILDSCGFSYKDMASIMLKIKVIHIWQMEDLVKLFEELKSGVLVIENLSLIIIDSLPSLMFQHFGDDNKIGLKLLNYFANYARSISKKMEIAIVCVNIQTRWIDQDVLDLEDEARSGEATYTEKWNRCLGKYWQNIPLIVLFLEKHQNSNENKCFTIKITVVGYNNPYINKNCMLEVSSCGIR; from the exons atgaattataaaatgcaAAGGTTAACAGCGCAGGAACACGTTCATTTAACAGAAAATATACTAAAAACTTTCAGTCAAAATCGCATCACAACTTTATTAGATTTTCTTCAAGAAGATGTTCAAAAGTTATCAGCATTAAGCAAATTAAGCTTACCACAAATTTTAGAAATAAGGAACCatattctattaaaatattcagCACCATTAATAAATGGTACTAATTTATTCATTAACAGATTAACTTGCAAACAGTTTATTAGCACTGGaattaatag tttAGATGCAATATTGCGTGATGGAATTCCAATTGGATTTATTACTGAAATATGTGGACTTGCTGGATGCGGTAAATCACAATTATGCATGCAACTTGCTATAAACTGCGTCCAAAATAGTAGTACTTCTGTTCTTTGCATTGATACAAAAGGTGATTTTTCTGCTGTAAGAATACAGAAAATTTTAGATTCGTGTGGGTTCTCTTATAAG GATATGGCAtcaattatgttaaaaataaaagtcatCCACATTTGGCAAATGGAAGATCTAGTAAAGTTGTTTGAGGAACTTAAAAGTGGTGTCCTTGTTATTGAAAATTTATccctaattattatagattcaTTACCAAGTCTTATGTTTCAACACTTTGGTGATGACAATAAAATAG GATTAAAATTGCtaaattattttgcaaactATGCAAGAAGCATAAGCAAAAAAATGGAAATAGCAATTGTATGTGTTAATATTCAGACTCGATGGATTGATCAAGATGTTCTAGACCTTGAGG aTGAGGCCCGCTCAGGAGAAGCAACATACACTGAGAAATGGAACAGATGCCTGGGAAAGTATTGGCAAAATATCCCTTTAATTGTGCTCTTTCTGGAAAAACATCAAAACTCTAATGAAAACAAatgttttacaataaaaataacagtTGTGGGATATAATAATCCTTAcattaataaaaattgtatgttAGAAGTTAGTTCATGTGGAATAAGATAA